The genomic window GCGgccaacgcggcgtatgagcgATCGTAAGGCGCTCAGACGATATTTACACGTTCGCAGGTTTTTCTCGAAATTATGACGGCACTGCGCTCTATTATTTtggcacacactcacacgctgGAATGTCGGGGGATATGGACGCACCTATAATTGGAGGCTAACTGTCCGCTGCGTTACCGTAAAACGCCAAAACGTAACTGAatactgaaaactgaaaacagaaaCCTGAACGCTGAACGCGCAACTTCGAACGCCTGGAGTCGCAACATCGTCGTCGCTCGTCGGCTGTTATCGCTCTGCTCTTGCGCGTGTACGTGTAGCTGGCACACATATACTAGTTGTATGGctggcaaaataaatacgaattCGGTCCGAATGCCAGATATTCACCTGGAGAGCTTAATAGCCGTGGCCCATAGCAAAGTGCCCTGGAGGCGCCCTGCGTGAAAGGTGCGCGCCGTAACATCCCCCACGGAATAGCACCTTCCGGAAAACGAAGGTGATGTGTGTACATTACTTAATTGCCGGCAGATTATGCACCATCTGGACAGTGGAGCGTTTGGGCGCCCCAAAAGTGGACACTTCCGACGGGCGAAATGGAAGTGAAGCCACCAAACTGGCATTAACTGCGCCCGTGAATATTTACGCAGTTTACACGTGCTGCGGTCGCATGATCTGCTGATCGTGAATGCGGTAAGATCGCGATTATCTGTTTATTTGCTCGGCAAACGGGTACAACTCGCCGTTGACTCACAGTATTGTTTATTTGCTCAGCCCAATGGGTCAGCTTGGCAGGCCAATTGCTTTAGCCAGGCACCTATTTACGTTATTTACTCGGTTATTTAATAAGTAGATTACTGTACGACAGCAGCTACTACGGCTTATTTATAGAAAAGTTATTGTGGCTTTCGAACTGAATATTAACCAAAAGTATACAAAGTTACCAATAAAGCCAATAAAGCAATcccatttatatttttacctTCTGATTAATTCATATCTTACAATATTGTAGCCCATTGGTTATTTAAGTTATCTTTATGAGTCGTTGGGAAAAAACTTTCtattttcaaattgatttcgaAAAAGAATAGAAACGTTTTATGTGGACTTCATACCGTCATATCGTCATCAAAAATAACATCAATACTGTAccaaatgaattaaataatgctttgcaaataaattcaGCCTAGTTATATAGTCTGTCAATACAGATAAGAACCTCTTGTATAAatcttataatttgtttttttacaaTTACTGCATAATAAAGATAGTAAATGTTAATGATTTGGAAACATGTCTGTCAAGTTAAAGTAATATCTGACATAATTAtagaaatttgtaaatatctaATCTCATGTtgaatgaatattttatactATTACGTGACTTTCAGTGTTTTCCAAAGGCTGTTCTCAAGTACGTCAGTAAAGATAAAAGTCATTAGGTAGGggatttttaatattgtttagcTTGTAAGGGTGGGTATTTCCTTTTGATTTAGAGAgtatttttaagtaaaaaGGTTTAATCAACAAGTATAGACTTCTATTGAAACccgatttttgatttttgacaTATTAGGGGCTTCCTGAACTGAAGGTCGCATAAACATAATCACTAGAGTTCACCGAAAGAAATCAACACACGAAGCCATATCGGCGTGATAACTACATCCAACACCGAAATTTTATGGGCTGTGTTTGATTATTTTGCCGATAGCGGGAGCAAAGTGTGTTTGCCATTTACACGACTACGATTCTGTGGCCCAGACTGTGGCTGTGACTGTGGGTGTGGGTATGGGTGTGGATGGGGGTGCCATAATGCGAGGGCTTCCGCGCAAAGGCGACCGACCCATTTCCCCCGGGTGGCCGTGAAAATCTGGGGAGGGAGTGGCGGCGGGATGCGACAGAGTGGATTCGAATCCGAGCCTGAGCCCGAGCCAAACggaaccgaaccgaactgaaccgCACCGAACGGAACGGAATCGAAGTGAGTGGAGGGGGAAAAGCTGTTTAACCTGTGCCCGCGGGGAGTGGCCTGGCCCCAAAACGGAATGAATGCCCCATTTACAAACATGCTGCCCGGTCATCATAAGGCTGGAAAACTGGTAACTCGGCACAGAGAAAAATACAGCAGATATAGGTCATCGATTCGAGAGTTATCCACAACAATCTCAGAGGCTGAGGTTGAAATGATGTTGGAGTCTTCAAAATGCATCACTTTGTGGTTCTAGCATTGGCAACTGCTGTTTACGTTTACGATATTAACAATTTCATATATATGCAATAATTATCGAAGTGTTCAAAGAATGTGGAGTAAGGTAATGCAACTAGCTTAGaacattatacatatatatgtatgtattttgaTATTCCCCCAGTGTCGACCTGTTTTTCTAACCTAGAGGAGGATGCCAGTTTTGGCCCGTCAATCGATATGCTAATTACTGGGAGTCCAGAATTCAGCACTGCGCAACCCAGACCAGAACTCCATGGTCCATGTCTCCATACATCCACTGCCAGCTGCCCAGGCGGTGTTTGCACATcgttacaattacaattacccCGTCGAGTGCTTTACTTTAATGATCTATTTGCGAGCGCGGTTGAATAACACGCTAATTGACGACCAACACAGACGGACGTGCACTTGAGCCGGAGTCGCAGTCCAAGGCGGATTCCGATGGCGATTCGCATTTGCGGACTCGCAACCTTGacaaagaaaattttcaattaacgGCGCTTGCCAATTTGCGTACACTGCGCGAAAACAAAGCAAGAAGCGAAAGAGGAAACAGTGACACGCAAGAAAGCGGCACACGCAGTTCGTTAAAAACTTATTCATTTCTAGCAATTATGCCATAATGGCGATAGTTAACAAATTGGGTCGCTGGTGCTCCGAGCAAGGAACCCAAATTCTGGCCACTGCGTGATTGAGGGGCTAAtcgcaaatggcaaataataTGGATGAAAGAAAACACATTGATTGGCTTGATTATGCACAATAAACCGGAGTCGGTGACTTTTGTCAGCTTTCCATTCGCTTATGGTAAATTGCTGGGCCCTGCTGCCAATTAAAATAGAAATTGTTGACCAGCCGAAAAGTCTGTCGTTTGCCttgcataaaaaattaaaacttccACACACAAACGAAACATACGAATGGTTATTGCTATTgcttttttgctgctgctgctgcttctgctgcacGCGGTATAAAACTTTCGAATCTGCTGGCTTTGTTTCGTatgggatcggatcggatcggattggatcggatcggatgggATCGGAAACGTTTGGATAGAGCAAAAACGCTCTGCACAGGCGCGTAACGTGTTTTCGACTGAGCTTGAGATCGCGACTGcgccaacagcagcaccaaAAGCGGCAGCAACGCTCAAAGCAGTTTTAATGAATGAAAGCGCAAGTTTTTACTGCTTTGTTAGGCCAACAATGTGCACTTTTTGTGCGTACGCAACAAAGCCTGTCCTTTGAGTTCACACACAAAAGAcgagcaaaacaaagcgaaaaacaaaattactttttggCCGAGTGTCGTCTGCCATTTGAATTCGATAACAACATAGAGGTGCCTATCGGCAAGTCTATGCCGTAGGTCACATTTTCCAACACTTgcgtttttaaattaaattagttatcGAAAGCCGACAACTAATCGGACCTGAAAGCGATAAGCAGTTCATAAATGTGTAATTTTTGGTATAAGTTGCATGCACATTTTAAGGACATGACACCACACCCCACAAACAAGAAGCATTATGTAGAAAGTGCTCGCGTATATATGAGAAGTGACTCctccattttaattaaatgctgcCTTTGCAATGCGGACACTTTTGCCGGTGACAAATGGAAGGAATTCATGAGACACCTGGTTCAAAACCATGGTGAAAAAGGTAGATTTAATGTAGATGAAGATGAGATTCAGGACGAGGTTGAGGTGGAGAAGACCAACCTCCTAGAGGCATCCATTGCCCAGGAATCCAAGTTGGCGAAGATTCAGGAATTGATCACCGATGTGGAATTTCGGGAGGATGAGGCTGAACCAAGCTTTTTACCAGAGGACGAGCATGGCCATGATGTCTTCGAAAGCAGTAGCCGCCATGTAAGCAGCCTTGGTTATGAAGCACACTTGCTTGACTTCCTTTCTTTACTTTCCACAGGACCACATCTCTAACAAACCCAACAAAGCCTTTTACAGCCTGCAGCGCACCAACCCCGGAGTTATCCAGTATTTCATACAGCTACTGCGGAGGCACAAATTTTTCTGGATAACTGAGCACGGGATCAATAGGAAAGATCGCATGGACAGCTCCCAAAAAGTGGCAGAGGCACTGTTCCATCGATTTCACTTTCAGTTGAACCCACAGGTGGTCAATGCCAGTGCCCGTTTCCTGCAAGTCTGGTTTGAGCGGCAGTATGTAATGCAGTTAAGCAACTCCGACTTCCACTGCCGCTATCCAAAATACTATCACAGCTTGCTTAAATTCATGCCCACAAACCACATATCAGTAACCATTTGTGAGGAGTGCGACCGACGATTTCTTAACGAGCGCCAACTGCGGCTGCACAAATTCCGAGTCCATGAGGGACCCAATCCTAATGTTTGTCATGTGTGCCACCAGAGCTTTCCACTCGCCTCCAAACTAGAACAGCACCAGGCACGGTACCACTTTAAGCGGCCGGAGTGGCAATGCAACAGATGCGATTACAACGCACCTTCCAAGTGGGACTTCCAACAGCACCAGACCATGCACGCCGGACAAAGGAACTTTATCTGCGAGGTGTGCGGGCACAGTTCGAAGACCAGCTCCGCACTGGCTGT from Drosophila yakuba strain Tai18E2 chromosome 2L, Prin_Dyak_Tai18E2_2.1, whole genome shotgun sequence includes these protein-coding regions:
- the LOC6528813 gene encoding zinc finger protein 468 isoform X2, translating into MCNFWYKLHAHFKDMTPHPTNKKHYVESARVYMRSDSSILIKCCLCNADTFAGDKWKEFMRHLVQNHGEKGRFNVDEDEIQDEVEVEKTNLLEASIAQESKLAKIQELITDVEFREDEAEPSFLPEDEHGHDVFESSSRHDHISNKPNKAFYSLQRTNPGVIQYFIQLLRRHKFFWITEHGINRKDRMDSSQKVAEALFHRFHFQLNPQVVNASARFLQVWFERQYVMQLSNSDFHCRYPKYYHSLLKFMPTNHISVTICEECDRRFLNERQLRLHKFRVHEGPNPNVCHVCHQSFPLASKLEQHQARYHFKRPEWQCNRCDYNAPSKWDFQQHQTMHAGQRNFICEVCGHSSKTSSALAVHRRTHDQPKLSCPQCNRQFRENSTLKNHIRKFHDGDSARKLSCEFCWRRFQTLQMLKLHKQVHTQRGEMESEEGDPEVLETFVN
- the LOC6528813 gene encoding zinc finger protein 468 isoform X1, coding for MCNFWYKLHAHFKDMTPHPTNKKHYVESARVYMRSDSSILIKCCLCNADTFAGDKWKEFMRHLVQNHGEKGRFNVDEDEIQDEVEVEKTNLLEASIAQESKLAKIQELITDVEFREDEAEPSFLPEDEHGHDVFESSSRHDHISNKPNKAFYSLQRTNPGVIQYFIQLLRRHKFFWITEHGINRKDRMDSSQKVAEALFHRFHFQLNPQVVNASARFLQVWFERQYVMQLSNSDFHCRYPKYYHSLLKFMPTNHISVTICEECDRRFLNERQLRLHKFRVHEGPNPNVCHVCHQSFPLASKLEQHQARYHFKRPEWQCNRCDYNAPSKWDFQQHQTMHAGQRNFICEVCGHSSKTSSALAVHRRTHDQPKLSCPQCNRQFRENSTLKNHIRKFHDGDSARKLSCEFCWRRFQTLQMLKLHKQVHTQRGEMESEEGDPEVLETTIPTKHPNLTWQYNT